One genomic window of Quercus lobata isolate SW786 chromosome 9, ValleyOak3.0 Primary Assembly, whole genome shotgun sequence includes the following:
- the LOC115961227 gene encoding uncharacterized protein LOC115961227, giving the protein MKPNHHELWMVTVYVGPHTCIPIRVQNDGRMMICNFISSDILKKLCEDHTTLIKHLRSVIESKYQGHKPSYYKVWDAKQKTIGKMFGNWEESYQRLQKLLMAYIDQDSTTQVFYRTTPTGEDDIVFLKYVFWSFGPCIDGFKYCKPVISIDETLLYGKYQGKLLVAMATDANNKVFPLAFAVVDCESRSSWRWFLQCLRDTIGHVIPDEGICIISDRHLGIKKAIANWPRVDDGRTRVFHRYCLRHVTSNFNTHFQNSTLKSAALKAGYAT; this is encoded by the coding sequence ATGAAGCCCAATCACCATGAACTATGGATGGTCACCGTGTATGTAGGTCCTCACACGTGTATACCGATTAGGGTGCAAAATGATGGTAGAATGatgatttgtaattttatttcatCAGACATCCTTAAGAAGTTATGTGAGGATCACACTACCCTAATTAAGCATCTCAGATCTGTGATAGAGTCCAAATATCAGGGCCATAAGCCTTCTTACTACAAGGTATGGGATGCCAAACAAAAGACGATTGGGAAGATGTTTGGGAATTGGGAagagtcttaccaaaggttgcAAAAGTTGCTAATGGCATATATTGATCAGGATTCGACTACCCAAGTGTTCTATCGTACCACACCCACTGGTGAAGATGACATcgtatttttgaaatatgtgttTTGGTCTTTCGGTCCATGCATTGATGGATTCAAATATTGCAAGCCGGTTATCAGTATTGATGAGACCCTTCTGTATGGTAAATATCAGGGAAAGTTGTTGGTCGCAATGGCAACCGACGCTAACAACAAGGTATTCCCTCTCGCCTTTGCTGTTGTGGATTGTGAGTCAAGGTCCAGTTGGAGGTGGTTTTTGCAATGCCTCAGAGATACAATTGGCCATGTGATACCTGACGAAGGCATTTGCATAATTTCTGACCGACATCTCGGTATCAAAAAAGCCATTGCAAATTGGCCTAGAGTGGATGATGGAAGAACACGGGTATTTCATagatattgccttcgacatgttACTAGCAATTTCAACACACATTTTCAGAACTCGACTCTAAAGTCAGCTGCATTGAAGGCGGGATATGCTACTTAG
- the LOC115961229 gene encoding protein MAIN-LIKE 2-like: MEPWIKEEPEIVRPGPLDESHCWRQRYHRSEDNWNGKDLGPLTCRGHTKEMANIQMQDNRVIDIIKLLRLEGLFRAPSREIDHCLISALIERWRPETHMFHFPHGEMSITLQDVEVIFELPIDSEVLVGPTTVVDGDWRRLCMELLGFTPTNDKKVLVGQRILINRLVDAIVEPLPHDATEVQIHQYVRCYILALLGDKLFVNKSGDKVHLMLLEFL, encoded by the exons ATGGAGCCTTGGATCAAAGAGGAGCCAGAGATTGTGCGCCCTGGTCCGCTTGATGAGAGTCATTGTTGGCGACAACGATATCATCGATCAGAGGACAATTGGAATGGCAAG GACCTGGGCCCACTTACGTGCCGTGGTCACACTAAGGAGATGGCAAACATTCAGATGCAAGATAATCGAGTGATTGACATTATCAAGTTGCTAAGACTGGAAGGATTGTTTAGGGCCCCTTCCAGAGAGATAGATCATTGCCTAATATCGGCTCTAATTGAGCGATGGCGGCCGGAGACTCATATGTTCCATTTTCCACATGGTGAGATGTCAATCACCCTACAAGATGTGGAGGTCATTTTCGAACTTCCTATAGACAGTGAGGTCTTGGTTGGGCCGACTACTGTGGTTGATGGGGATTGGAGGCGACTGTGCATGGAGTTGCTTGGTTTTACTCCGACGAATGACAAAAAAGTTTTGGTGGGGCAAAGAATTCTCATTAACCGCCTTGTTGACGCTATTGTAGAGCCACTGCCTCATGACGCAACGGAGGTTCAGATACATCAGTATGTCCGGTGCTATATTTTAGCGCTACTAGGGGATAAGCTTTTCGTGAACAAGTCGGGAGATAAGGTGCATCTGATGTTGTTGGAGTTCCTATGA
- the LOC115959183 gene encoding reticulon-like protein B1: protein MADHAGRPESLMNKIVEKIHDHHDSSSSSSESESDDKFNPFGYAETKVYRLFGREKPVHKVLGGGKPADVFLWRNKKISASVLGVATALWVFFELLEYHLVTLVCHILILSLAVLFLWSNASTFINKSPPHIPQVGLPENFVLEVVSTVRIELNTALAVLRDIASGRDLKSFLSVIAGLWVLSIVGNWCNFLTLFYIVFVLLHTIPVLYEQYDDQIDSFAEKAMIEIKNLYAVFDAKVLSKIPKGPLKEKKKD from the exons ATGGCGGACCATGCGGGCCGGCCAGAGTCGCTGATGAACAAGATCGTTGAAAAGATCCACGACCACCACGACTCCTCGTCGTCGTCATCCGAATCAGAATCCGACGACAAGTTCAATCCCTTCGGCTATGCCGAAACCAAGGTTTACAGGCTCTTCGGCAGAGAAAAGCCCGTCCACAAAGTCCTCGGCGGTGGAAAAC cTGCTGATGTCTTCTTGTGGAGGAACAAGAAGATCTCTGCGAGTGTACTTGGTGTTGCCACTGCCTTGTGGGTTTTCTTTGAGTTGCTTGAATACCACTTGGTCACTCTGGTCTGCCATATCCTAATACTCTCTCTGGCTGTCCTTTTCCTGTGGTCCAATGCATCCACATTTATTAATAA GTCTCCACCTCACATCCCACAAGTTGGACTTCCTGAGAACTTTGTCCTTGAGGTTGTCTCTACAGTGAGAATTGAACTCAATACTGCACTGGCTGTATTGCGAGATATTGCATCTGGGAGAGATTTGAAGAGTTTTCTTAGC GTTATTGCTGGCTTGTGGGTTCTTTCAATAGTTGGGAATTGGTGCAACTTCCTGACCCTGTTCTACATAG TCTTTGTCTTGCTGCACACAATACCTGTGCTTTATGAGCAATATGACGACCAGATCGATTCCTTTGCTGAGAAGGCAATGATTGAAATCAAGAATCTGTATGCAGTGTTTGATGCGAAGGTTTTGAGCAAAATCCCCAAAGGgccattaaaagaaaagaagaaggattaA